One window of Paludibacter propionicigenes WB4 genomic DNA carries:
- a CDS encoding YtxH domain-containing protein produces the protein MKNPIGLLAAFLGGAIVGGALGVLFAPESGEETRKKIVDALEKRGVKLSKAEMDDLVDEIKSQVSPEQK, from the coding sequence ATGAAAAATCCAATTGGTCTTTTAGCCGCATTTCTTGGCGGTGCTATTGTTGGTGGAGCTTTAGGCGTGCTGTTTGCTCCTGAAAGTGGGGAAGAAACCCGCAAAAAAATAGTAGATGCACTCGAAAAACGAGGAGTTAAACTAAGCAAAGCTGAAATGGATGATTTGGTGGATGAAATCAAATCGCAGGTATCTCCCGAACAAAAATGA
- a CDS encoding phage holin family protein, giving the protein MINTQEPVENFQQLYDDIKKYVLLQTEYVKVEFVEKLAILLSTLLIVSLIIILVIIALFYLFFSIAYAVEPLVGSLSLSFAIISVIYFGLIALLMVFRKKLIINPMVRFLSNLFLSKNQ; this is encoded by the coding sequence ATGATTAATACGCAAGAACCTGTTGAGAACTTTCAGCAACTCTACGACGATATAAAGAAGTATGTATTGCTGCAGACCGAATATGTAAAAGTGGAATTTGTTGAAAAGCTGGCGATATTATTATCGACTCTTTTAATCGTTTCGCTGATTATTATTCTGGTTATCATAGCTTTGTTTTATTTGTTTTTTTCAATAGCTTATGCTGTTGAACCGCTGGTTGGTAGTTTGAGCCTGAGTTTTGCCATTATTTCGGTTATTTATTTCGGATTAATTGCTTTGTTGATGGTGTTTCGGAAGAAATTAATTATCAATCCAATGGTTAGATTTCTTTCAAATTTATTTTTGTCTAAAAATCAATAA
- a CDS encoding L-serine ammonia-lyase, whose translation MESIKSIFRIGHGPSSSHTMGPKIAAEQFKSKTPNAALYKVSLYGSLAATGKGHFTDQAITDSLFPVTVDFAWFPDIVLPFHTNGMKFEAFDAENHLIKDWLVYSVGGGKIADENSYMTEKHIYEHNTLGEILPLVERQGKTYWEYVQEREESDIWDYLNEVWKTMQQSVQDGLDNDGVLPGELNLRRKAASYWVKAKSYKVSLQNRCLIMSYALAVSEQNASGAKVVTAPTCGSAGVLPAILYHLKNYHEFSDKNILQALATAGLFGNVIKVNASISGAEVGCQGEVGSACAMAAAASSQAFGASPQQIEYAAEMGLEHHLGLTCDPVCGLVQIPCIERNSFAALRALDANMASMLSDGKHIISFDKVVETMRLTGKDLPSLYKETSLGGLAKIGKPGGDMC comes from the coding sequence ATGGAAAGTATAAAATCGATTTTTAGAATAGGACACGGACCTTCGAGCAGCCATACTATGGGTCCGAAAATAGCAGCTGAACAGTTTAAGAGCAAAACTCCAAACGCTGCATTGTACAAAGTTAGTTTATATGGCAGTCTGGCAGCAACAGGCAAAGGGCATTTTACAGACCAGGCTATAACCGATTCGTTATTTCCGGTTACTGTTGATTTTGCTTGGTTTCCTGATATTGTTTTGCCGTTTCACACCAATGGTATGAAATTCGAAGCCTTTGATGCAGAGAATCATCTGATTAAAGACTGGTTGGTGTACAGCGTTGGTGGTGGAAAAATAGCCGATGAAAATTCGTACATGACTGAAAAACATATCTACGAACATAATACTCTTGGAGAAATACTGCCTTTGGTGGAGCGTCAGGGTAAAACTTACTGGGAATATGTTCAGGAGCGCGAGGAGTCTGATATCTGGGATTATCTGAATGAAGTGTGGAAGACTATGCAGCAATCAGTTCAGGACGGATTGGATAATGATGGTGTGTTGCCCGGCGAGTTGAATCTAAGACGTAAGGCAGCTTCTTATTGGGTTAAGGCAAAGAGCTATAAAGTCAGTTTGCAGAATCGGTGTTTGATAATGTCGTATGCGCTGGCTGTGTCGGAGCAAAATGCCAGTGGTGCGAAAGTAGTTACTGCTCCCACCTGCGGATCGGCAGGTGTTTTACCTGCTATTTTGTATCATTTGAAAAACTACCATGAGTTCTCCGACAAAAATATTCTTCAGGCACTGGCAACAGCCGGACTGTTTGGCAATGTCATTAAAGTAAATGCTTCTATTTCCGGTGCTGAGGTTGGTTGTCAGGGAGAAGTTGGTTCGGCGTGTGCTATGGCTGCTGCTGCTTCCAGTCAGGCGTTTGGTGCTAGTCCGCAACAGATAGAATATGCTGCAGAGATGGGGCTGGAACACCACCTGGGGCTGACCTGCGACCCGGTATGCGGTTTGGTACAGATACCGTGCATAGAACGAAACTCATTTGCTGCTCTCCGTGCGTTAGATGCCAATATGGCTTCCATGCTTTCGGATGGTAAGCACATCATTAGTTTTGATAAAGTGGTGGAAACAATGCGGCTGACCGGAAAAGACTTGCCAAGCTTGTACAAGGAAACGTCGCTGGGTGGACTGGCAAAAATAGGTAAACCCGGTGGGGATATGTGTTGA
- a CDS encoding ribonuclease Z, protein MQKATVTILGCGSAMPTRKNFPSSQLLEIRDKQYMIDCGEGTQIRMCQTGVKTNRLGHIFISHLHGDHCFGLIGLISTFGMLNRTAELHIHAQPDLEKIMQPQLQYFCADLSFNVVFHSINPRKHEMIFEDRSIRVFSIPLKHRVPCCGFLFEEKARDRHIIREMIDFYKIPTWRIPKIKQGEDFETEEGEIIPNEQLTRESTPPKRFAYCSDTAYSEKIIPIISNVDCLYHEATFMEDEHVRSKQTEHSTARQAGTIALKANVKKLIIGHYSARYNNQTELLNEAKSVFENTVLGEDMTIYEI, encoded by the coding sequence ATGCAAAAAGCAACTGTCACCATTTTGGGTTGTGGATCGGCCATGCCAACACGCAAAAACTTTCCGAGCTCGCAGTTATTGGAAATCAGGGATAAGCAGTACATGATTGATTGCGGAGAAGGAACCCAGATACGAATGTGCCAAACGGGTGTCAAAACCAATCGTCTGGGTCATATTTTTATTTCGCACCTCCACGGCGACCATTGCTTTGGTCTTATAGGACTTATCTCGACCTTTGGCATGCTCAATCGTACGGCAGAGCTTCACATACACGCTCAACCCGACTTAGAGAAAATAATGCAACCGCAACTTCAGTACTTTTGTGCCGATCTTTCTTTCAATGTTGTATTTCATTCGATCAATCCTCGAAAACATGAAATGATATTTGAAGACCGCTCTATACGGGTCTTTTCCATTCCACTCAAACATCGGGTACCTTGCTGCGGTTTTCTGTTCGAAGAAAAAGCGCGCGACAGGCATATCATTCGCGAAATGATTGACTTCTACAAGATCCCTACCTGGCGCATCCCTAAAATAAAACAGGGCGAAGATTTTGAAACCGAAGAAGGCGAAATAATTCCGAACGAACAGCTAACCCGCGAGAGCACTCCTCCAAAGCGATTTGCTTATTGCTCCGACACGGCATATTCCGAAAAAATTATCCCTATAATCAGTAACGTAGACTGCCTCTATCACGAAGCTACATTTATGGAAGATGAGCATGTCCGGTCTAAACAAACCGAACATTCTACTGCTCGACAAGCAGGCACTATTGCTTTAAAGGCCAACGTCAAGAAACTCATCATCGGGCATTATTCCGCTCGTTACAACAATCAGACAGAATTACTCAACGAGGCCAAATCCGTTTTTGAAAACACCGTTCTGGGTGAAGATATGACTATTTACGAAATCTAA
- a CDS encoding GNAT family N-acetyltransferase, whose product MNHDSIEIIVDKDIRLKIVGIEDAESIFNTINNERKYLEEWLPFVEDTRDISYTKAFIENSTAANSSNFTFTISYHNHFAGLIGFKDTDFDNKKTEIGYWLSESLQHKGIITRSCKALINYAFDKMDMNRIQIKAAEENQKSRNVAERLGFTCEGIERDGELHSRGFVDLVIYSLLKAER is encoded by the coding sequence ATGAATCACGATAGTATTGAAATAATTGTAGATAAGGATATACGCCTCAAGATTGTTGGAATTGAGGATGCAGAATCTATTTTCAACACGATAAATAATGAACGTAAATACCTTGAAGAGTGGCTGCCATTCGTAGAAGATACGCGCGATATTTCATACACAAAAGCATTTATTGAAAACTCCACAGCAGCTAATTCCTCCAATTTTACTTTCACTATTTCATACCACAACCATTTTGCCGGACTCATCGGATTTAAAGATACTGATTTTGACAACAAGAAAACCGAAATCGGATACTGGCTTTCTGAATCGCTTCAGCACAAGGGCATTATCACTCGTTCCTGTAAAGCTTTAATAAATTACGCTTTCGATAAAATGGATATGAATCGTATCCAGATAAAAGCAGCCGAAGAAAATCAGAAAAGCCGGAACGTAGCCGAGAGACTTGGCTTTACCTGCGAAGGAATAGAGCGCGATGGTGAACTTCATAGCCGCGGTTTTGTTGATTTAGTCATATACAGCTTACTCAAAGCCGAAAGATAA
- the lptB gene encoding LPS export ABC transporter ATP-binding protein has protein sequence MTNDNMVLRTEHLFKKYGKRTVVNDVSINVKQGEIVGLLGPNGAGKTTTFYMTTGLVTPNSGKIFLNDVDITNYPVYKRAQNGIGYLAQEASVFRKMTVEDNIKSVLEMTKFSKADQKIKLESLIAEFNLEHVRMNIGDRLSGGERRRTEIARCLAIEPRFIMLDEPFAGVDPIAVQDIQDIVWKLKDKNIGILITDHNVDETLTITDRAYLLFEGRILFQGTSQELADNPVVREKYLGRDFELKKKTRV, from the coding sequence ATGACAAACGATAATATGGTGTTACGCACCGAACATTTATTCAAAAAATACGGCAAACGTACGGTGGTGAATGATGTATCCATCAACGTGAAACAAGGAGAAATTGTAGGATTGCTCGGACCTAACGGTGCCGGAAAAACCACTACCTTCTACATGACAACCGGTCTGGTAACTCCAAATTCAGGAAAAATTTTCCTGAACGATGTGGATATTACAAACTATCCGGTGTACAAACGGGCTCAGAATGGTATCGGGTACCTGGCTCAGGAAGCATCTGTTTTTCGTAAAATGACGGTAGAGGATAATATAAAGTCAGTACTGGAGATGACCAAATTCAGTAAAGCCGATCAGAAAATCAAACTGGAAAGCCTGATTGCTGAATTCAACCTGGAACATGTACGCATGAACATTGGCGACCGCCTTTCGGGAGGTGAACGCCGTCGTACTGAAATTGCGCGCTGTCTGGCTATCGAGCCCCGTTTCATTATGCTCGACGAACCTTTTGCAGGAGTTGACCCCATTGCTGTGCAGGATATTCAGGATATTGTATGGAAACTGAAAGATAAAAACATCGGTATTCTTATTACCGACCATAATGTAGATGAAACGCTGACCATCACAGACAGAGCGTACCTGCTTTTCGAAGGACGCATCCTGTTTCAGGGCACATCGCAGGAACTGGCCGACAATCCGGTCGTTCGTGAAAAATACCTGGGTCGTGACTTTGAGCTGAAAAAGAAGACGCGTGTATAG
- a CDS encoding DUF4395 domain-containing protein, protein MKSTAFCPISDRRIDEHVARLNGAFTVVLLSVFLVSGSIIPIVFLLIDFGLRSGRWYRYSVLSSVSKIIAQTVGLKPALINAGPKIFAARIGLVFNIAIIFSFLAGWNTPALILAGIFTTFAFLESAFGICVACLIYPVVYKINLSFKN, encoded by the coding sequence ATGAAATCAACAGCATTTTGCCCCATATCCGATAGAAGAATTGACGAGCACGTAGCCCGTCTAAACGGCGCTTTTACCGTAGTTTTGCTCTCAGTGTTTCTTGTTAGCGGAAGTATTATTCCGATTGTGTTTTTACTGATCGATTTTGGTTTGAGATCTGGTCGGTGGTACCGATACAGTGTATTGTCATCTGTTTCGAAGATCATAGCGCAAACCGTTGGTTTAAAACCTGCATTGATAAATGCGGGACCCAAAATTTTTGCAGCAAGAATAGGTTTAGTTTTTAATATAGCAATAATTTTCTCTTTTCTGGCAGGATGGAATACGCCTGCACTAATTTTAGCAGGAATCTTTACGACCTTCGCATTTCTTGAATCTGCTTTTGGGATTTGCGTTGCGTGTCTTATTTATCCCGTGGTTTACAAAATCAATTTATCGTTCAAAAATTGA
- the kbl gene encoding glycine C-acetyltransferase, which translates to MYQDFRSYLQTELTNIEHAGLYKKERIIVTPQGAAIRVADGKEVLNFCANNYLGLSNNPSLIEAAKKGLDTHGYGVSSVRFICGTQDIHKQLEASIARFFGTEDTILYAACFDANGGVFEPLLGEEDAIISDALNHASIIDGVRLCKAQRYRYANADMTELEEQLKKAQAQRFRLIVTDGVFSMDGNVAPLDKIYELAGKYNAIVMVDESHSAGVVGETGRGVTERYNLRGKIEIITGTLGKAFGGAIGGFTTGKKEIIDLLRQRSRPYLFSNSIPPMVAAAGIKMFEMMDETNELQDKLHKNTLYFVERMKAAGFDIKPTESAICAVMLYDAKLSQEVATRLLDEGIYVTGFYFPVVPKGQARIRVQISAAHETEYLDKCIAAFSKVGKEMKVI; encoded by the coding sequence ATGTACCAGGATTTTAGGTCGTATTTGCAAACAGAACTGACCAATATAGAACATGCCGGTTTATATAAAAAGGAACGTATTATAGTTACACCACAGGGTGCTGCCATTCGGGTAGCCGATGGAAAAGAAGTGCTGAACTTCTGTGCCAATAATTATCTCGGACTGTCCAACAACCCTTCGCTGATAGAAGCGGCAAAGAAGGGACTGGATACGCATGGGTACGGTGTTTCGTCGGTACGGTTTATTTGCGGAACGCAGGATATTCACAAACAACTGGAAGCTTCAATAGCCCGCTTTTTCGGAACGGAAGATACCATTTTGTATGCTGCCTGCTTTGATGCTAACGGTGGAGTTTTCGAACCCCTTCTCGGCGAAGAAGATGCCATTATATCCGATGCGTTGAATCATGCTTCTATTATTGATGGTGTGCGCCTCTGTAAGGCGCAGCGCTATCGTTACGCTAATGCGGACATGACCGAACTGGAAGAACAACTGAAGAAAGCTCAGGCACAACGTTTCAGATTGATAGTGACCGATGGTGTGTTTTCGATGGACGGTAATGTGGCGCCGCTGGATAAAATATATGAACTGGCCGGAAAATACAATGCTATTGTGATGGTGGACGAATCACACTCGGCAGGGGTAGTCGGCGAAACGGGTAGGGGAGTGACAGAACGTTATAACCTGCGCGGAAAAATTGAAATAATAACCGGAACACTAGGTAAAGCTTTTGGTGGTGCGATAGGCGGATTTACCACCGGCAAAAAAGAGATAATTGATTTGCTGCGCCAACGCTCGCGTCCGTACTTATTTTCAAATTCTATTCCGCCGATGGTGGCTGCTGCCGGAATAAAGATGTTTGAGATGATGGATGAAACCAACGAACTTCAGGATAAACTACACAAAAATACCCTGTACTTTGTTGAACGTATGAAAGCCGCTGGATTTGATATAAAACCTACTGAATCGGCTATTTGTGCTGTGATGTTGTACGACGCCAAACTGTCGCAGGAAGTAGCTACACGTTTGCTCGACGAGGGAATCTACGTAACGGGATTTTATTTTCCCGTTGTACCCAAAGGTCAGGCGCGCATCCGTGTTCAGATATCGGCAGCGCATGAAACCGAATATCTCGATAAGTGTATTGCAGCATTTAGCAAGGTGGGTAAAGAAATGAAGGTTATTTGA
- the tdh gene encoding L-threonine 3-dehydrogenase, whose translation MKALVKLRPEKGIWMEEVPMPHVGVNDVLIQIKKTAICGTDLHIYKWDEWSQRTIKTPMTIGHEYVGVVVDKGHGVRNIRIGDRVTGEGHIACGHCRNCRRGKLHVCENTVGVGVNRDGAFAEYLSLPAENVVHLDARIPDEIASIMDPFGNATHTALSFPMIGEDVLITGAGLIGTMATAICKFAGARNIVVTDLSDYRLDIARKMGATMTVNPRRGETIEGAIKSLNMHGFDIGLEMSGSPIAFDNMVENMYNGSKIALLGILPNTTTVAWDKIIFKALTLKGIYGREMWETWYQMEQMLITGIDLTPVITHRFSVDDFQRGFDVMESGECGKVILNWD comes from the coding sequence ATGAAAGCACTCGTAAAACTTCGTCCCGAAAAGGGAATATGGATGGAAGAGGTGCCCATGCCGCACGTGGGAGTAAACGATGTATTAATTCAAATAAAGAAAACAGCTATATGCGGTACCGACCTACATATTTACAAGTGGGATGAGTGGTCGCAGCGCACTATCAAAACACCGATGACCATAGGACACGAATACGTGGGTGTGGTGGTGGACAAAGGACACGGGGTGCGTAATATCCGCATTGGCGACCGCGTAACGGGCGAAGGACACATTGCCTGCGGACATTGTAGGAATTGCCGCCGTGGTAAACTGCATGTATGCGAAAATACCGTAGGAGTGGGAGTAAACCGCGATGGAGCTTTTGCCGAATACCTGTCGTTGCCGGCCGAAAACGTGGTGCATTTGGATGCGCGTATTCCTGACGAGATTGCCTCCATCATGGATCCGTTCGGTAATGCAACTCACACGGCTTTATCATTCCCCATGATAGGCGAGGATGTGCTGATAACGGGTGCCGGACTTATCGGAACTATGGCTACGGCCATTTGTAAGTTTGCCGGAGCGCGTAATATAGTGGTTACGGATCTGAGCGACTACCGACTGGATATAGCCAGAAAAATGGGTGCAACCATGACAGTGAACCCACGTCGTGGCGAAACAATAGAGGGTGCCATTAAAAGTCTGAACATGCACGGTTTTGATATCGGACTGGAAATGTCAGGCTCGCCGATAGCTTTTGACAATATGGTAGAAAACATGTACAATGGTTCGAAAATAGCATTGCTGGGAATTTTGCCTAATACCACCACGGTAGCCTGGGATAAAATTATATTCAAAGCACTTACGCTGAAGGGAATTTACGGACGCGAAATGTGGGAAACCTGGTACCAGATGGAGCAAATGCTGATTACGGGCATTGATCTTACCCCGGTTATTACGCACCGTTTTTCGGTCGATGATTTCCAGCGTGGGTTCGACGTGATGGAGAGCGGCGAATGTGGTAAAGTGATTCTGAACTGGGACTAA
- a CDS encoding DEAD/DEAH box helicase: protein MTFADLGINDDIIQALDGNNISTPTDIQLQAIPHILSHTSDLVAVAQTGTGKTAAFSIPILQSVNPLLPQIQALVLVPTRELGQQVAREFFLFSKYLSRVFAEAVYGGAPIEDQIQKLKRPTHVVVATPGRLIDLLERKALSLDHLKYLVLDEADEMMNMGFKDGIDRILESCNKNITKMLFTATMPADVKHIISKYLRPGFAEIHINAEEFINRNIEHSYLLYKQGEKLEYLKAFLSGHADERGIAFCRTKLDAKRLAKQLAGCIVSADALHGNLNQEMRDKVMRAFKRGSINLLVATDIAARGIDVKDLDYIVHYSLPEKTEQYTHRSGRTARAGKSGISVCLATKDQLEDIHTLQSELNILFSPLNLQPKHEKPEPPITLHVNIGLGQGFTKNSLKEFLVEEAGLNTDDIQNVLVEDNRSRFSIPGQLEKQVLINLKGYKLAHRNLKFSR from the coding sequence ATGACTTTTGCAGACTTAGGCATAAACGACGATATCATACAGGCGCTGGACGGTAATAATATCAGCACTCCCACCGACATTCAGCTACAGGCCATCCCGCATATACTGAGCCACACCTCCGATTTGGTGGCGGTGGCGCAGACCGGCACAGGCAAAACGGCCGCTTTCAGTATACCCATTCTGCAGTCGGTCAACCCGCTTCTGCCGCAGATACAGGCACTGGTGCTGGTTCCTACCCGCGAACTGGGTCAACAGGTAGCCCGCGAATTTTTCCTTTTCTCCAAATACCTGTCGCGGGTCTTTGCCGAAGCGGTTTACGGCGGTGCGCCCATCGAAGATCAGATACAAAAGCTTAAGCGCCCCACCCACGTGGTAGTAGCTACGCCAGGCCGGCTCATCGATTTACTGGAACGCAAAGCCCTGAGCCTGGATCACCTGAAGTACCTCGTGCTCGACGAAGCCGACGAAATGATGAATATGGGATTCAAGGACGGGATAGACAGAATTCTGGAATCCTGCAACAAGAACATCACCAAAATGCTGTTTACAGCCACCATGCCAGCCGATGTAAAACACATTATCAGCAAATACCTGCGACCGGGCTTTGCCGAAATTCACATCAATGCCGAAGAATTTATCAACCGCAACATAGAGCACAGCTACCTCCTGTACAAGCAAGGCGAAAAGCTGGAATACCTCAAAGCCTTCCTGTCCGGACATGCCGACGAGCGGGGCATTGCCTTCTGCCGTACCAAGCTGGATGCTAAACGTCTGGCCAAGCAGCTTGCCGGATGTATTGTGTCGGCAGACGCCCTGCACGGCAATCTCAACCAGGAAATGCGCGACAAGGTAATGCGCGCTTTCAAAAGAGGGAGCATCAACCTGCTAGTGGCTACCGACATTGCTGCACGCGGCATCGACGTGAAAGACCTGGATTACATCGTCCATTACAGCCTCCCCGAAAAGACTGAACAATACACCCACCGCAGCGGACGCACCGCTCGTGCCGGAAAATCGGGGATATCGGTATGTCTTGCCACAAAAGATCAGTTGGAAGACATCCACACTTTGCAATCCGAACTCAACATCCTGTTTAGTCCCCTGAATCTACAGCCAAAACACGAAAAACCCGAGCCACCCATCACCCTGCATGTAAACATCGGTCTGGGACAAGGCTTTACTAAAAACAGCCTGAAAGAATTTCTGGTGGAAGAAGCCGGACTCAACACAGACGATATACAAAACGTGTTGGTGGAAGACAACCGATCGCGTTTCAGCATTCCGGGTCAACTGGAGAAACAGGTATTAATCAACCTCAAAGGTTACAAACTGGCGCACCGCAACCTGAAATTCAGCCGTTAA
- a CDS encoding SDR family oxidoreductase translates to MKILLTGATGYIAQRLLPVLLENGHEVICCVRDKNRFNTKNYLTSNLSVIEADFLKAESLQQIPSDIDVAYYLIHSMSTQNADFNDMEAVCATNFKKRIEETNARQVIYLSGISNADELSKHLSSRKNVETVLSGSDFALTTLKAGIIVGSGSASFEIIRDLVEKLPFMITPRWLKTKCQPIAIRNVVEFLIAVIAKTETYNNSYDIGGPDVLSYKEMLLQFAQIRGLKRRIVIVPVMTPKISSYWLYFVTSTSYALAKNLVDSMKVEVICKPNDLARLLGIKLIDYGTAIQLAFDKIEQNQVLSSWKDAQTSDIFSKGFSRFIEVPVNGCFKDIRTVTVENSNTSLDKIWAIGGKTGWYYGNWLWEIRGLLDQIAGGVGMRRGRRSATEIFSGDALDFWRVLIANKEEKRLLLYAEMKLPGEAWLEFKIDENNCLTQTATFRPLGLFGRLYWYSVLPFHGLIFKGMINKIAEN, encoded by the coding sequence ATGAAAATTTTACTCACCGGAGCAACCGGATATATTGCACAAAGATTATTGCCCGTTTTATTGGAAAATGGACATGAAGTCATCTGTTGCGTACGAGACAAGAACCGGTTTAACACGAAGAATTATTTGACTTCGAACCTGTCGGTCATAGAGGCAGATTTTTTAAAGGCTGAGAGTCTACAGCAGATTCCATCGGATATAGATGTAGCTTATTACCTCATTCATTCCATGTCGACACAAAACGCTGACTTTAATGATATGGAGGCAGTATGTGCCACTAATTTCAAAAAACGCATTGAAGAAACAAATGCCCGACAGGTTATTTACCTTAGTGGAATCAGTAATGCGGATGAGTTGTCAAAACATTTGTCATCGCGAAAAAATGTGGAAACTGTTTTGTCGGGTTCTGATTTTGCACTCACCACATTAAAGGCCGGCATAATAGTCGGATCAGGAAGTGCTTCGTTTGAAATCATTCGCGATTTAGTGGAGAAACTTCCCTTTATGATTACACCACGTTGGCTAAAAACAAAGTGTCAACCCATAGCCATTCGTAATGTCGTAGAATTTTTAATTGCTGTAATTGCTAAAACAGAAACTTACAATAACAGTTACGATATTGGAGGTCCCGATGTACTTAGTTACAAAGAAATGCTGTTGCAATTTGCCCAAATACGAGGTCTGAAAAGGCGGATCGTTATTGTTCCGGTAATGACGCCTAAAATTTCGTCCTACTGGTTGTATTTTGTTACGTCCACATCGTATGCACTTGCAAAGAATTTAGTAGACAGCATGAAGGTTGAAGTAATTTGTAAACCGAATGATTTAGCCCGGCTGCTTGGCATTAAACTTATTGATTATGGAACAGCCATACAACTTGCCTTTGATAAAATAGAACAAAATCAGGTGCTTTCAAGCTGGAAAGATGCACAAACAAGTGATATATTCAGCAAAGGATTCTCCAGATTTATAGAAGTACCGGTCAATGGATGCTTTAAAGACATTCGTACAGTTACGGTTGAGAACAGCAATACTTCCCTTGATAAAATATGGGCCATTGGGGGTAAAACAGGTTGGTATTACGGAAACTGGCTTTGGGAAATAAGAGGTTTGTTGGATCAAATTGCAGGAGGTGTTGGAATGCGAAGAGGACGGAGAAGTGCCACAGAAATATTCTCCGGCGATGCACTCGATTTTTGGCGTGTACTTATAGCCAATAAAGAAGAAAAGCGCTTACTGCTGTATGCCGAAATGAAACTGCCGGGCGAAGCATGGCTGGAATTTAAAATCGATGAGAACAATTGCCTTACACAAACAGCCACCTTCAGACCGCTGGGCCTATTCGGCAGACTGTACTGGTATTCGGTACTTCCTTTTCACGGACTAATTTTCAAAGGCATGATCAATAAAATAGCGGAAAACTAA